A stretch of Candidatus Manganitrophaceae bacterium DNA encodes these proteins:
- a CDS encoding M67 family metallopeptidase: MLSIPKSIFDEMISHARTEAPNECCGLLAGREGVISKIYKISNLSADDPAIADLKVPPDRRFRYVMDPREQLRAFKEMREGGTELLAIYHSHPHSPAYPSATDVRLAFYSETHYLIISLKSGSPEIRAFRIIDQEITEEVIKISA; the protein is encoded by the coding sequence TTGCTCTCTATCCCGAAGTCGATTTTTGACGAGATGATCTCTCATGCGCGGACCGAAGCCCCGAACGAGTGTTGCGGATTGCTCGCGGGAAGGGAGGGCGTCATCTCCAAGATATATAAGATCAGCAATCTATCGGCAGATGATCCGGCCATTGCCGATTTGAAGGTACCGCCCGATCGCCGGTTCCGGTATGTCATGGATCCGAGAGAGCAGTTACGCGCTTTTAAAGAGATGCGAGAAGGGGGGACCGAACTCCTGGCCATTTATCATTCACATCCGCACTCCCCCGCCTACCCTTCGGCTACCGATGTCCGGCTGGCTTTTTACTCGGAAACGCATTACTTGATTATTTCTCTGAAGAGCGGGAGCCCTGAAATTCGGGCCTTTCGGATTATCGATCAGGAAATTACGGAAGAGGTCATTAAAATATCAGCCTAG
- a CDS encoding response regulator, with the protein MKPFDIFQPHGTIGKGGNCDGLRMTMENGAKRRKSKRVLVVQDVAINGRICGQAIDLSIEGMYITTPEKFEKNAFIDLKFQLEDQLFQVKAKVLYLHEGLGFGVRFFTPLPTDVSRLKEYIEKLSLSRSNSNPHLKKILIIDDTQFYQAVYRQRLLSEGFSVLVAQNGVEGLKLLLQERPSLILLDLIMDGMDGFKVLQIIQSQPEMNDIPIIITSVKGATREISRAMELGAVDFLVKATTSPNKVVEKIKEVLRHRRPIKS; encoded by the coding sequence ATGAAGCCGTTTGACATTTTTCAACCGCATGGTACGATTGGGAAAGGTGGAAACTGTGACGGTCTTCGTATGACGATGGAAAACGGGGCAAAAAGGAGGAAGAGCAAGCGGGTCCTGGTTGTTCAGGATGTTGCGATCAATGGCCGGATATGCGGTCAGGCCATCGACCTGAGCATAGAAGGGATGTATATCACCACTCCAGAGAAGTTTGAAAAGAACGCTTTCATCGACTTGAAATTTCAACTCGAAGATCAGCTGTTTCAAGTCAAGGCAAAAGTCCTCTACCTCCATGAGGGGCTCGGGTTCGGGGTCCGATTCTTCACCCCCTTGCCGACGGATGTGAGTCGGCTGAAGGAATATATCGAAAAACTTTCCCTCTCTCGAAGCAACTCGAATCCCCACCTAAAAAAGATTCTCATCATTGATGACACGCAGTTCTATCAGGCGGTTTATCGCCAGCGCCTTCTCTCGGAGGGATTCTCCGTTCTCGTTGCACAAAATGGCGTCGAAGGTTTGAAGCTGTTGTTACAGGAACGTCCCTCCCTGATTCTCCTCGATCTGATCATGGATGGGATGGATGGCTTCAAGGTTCTTCAGATCATCCAATCTCAACCTGAGATGAACGATATTCCTATTATTATCACTTCCGTCAAGGGGGCGACCCGGGAGATCAGCCGCGCCATGGAGCTCGGCGCCGTTGATTTTCTGGTCAAGGCCACCACCTCACCGAATAAAGTGGTCGAAAAAATCAAAGAGGTCCTCCGTCACCGGCGGCCGATTAAATCATAA
- the moeB gene encoding molybdopterin-synthase adenylyltransferase MoeB, whose protein sequence is MTFTEDQLQRYSRHILLPEVGGKGQKKISAAKVFLIGAGGLGSPSALYLAAAGVGTLGIIDSDVVDLSNLQRQVLHNTTTLNRPKVESAQETLSKMNPDIKIVPLLGKISSENILDLIKDYDIVLDGSDNFATRFLVNDACFFLKKTLISGSIFRFEGQLTTLKPHDREPKPCYRCLYPEPPPAGLVPSCQEAGVLGVLAGTIGVLQAAEALKEILGIGLSLAGRLLVYDALEMSFRTVRVPKNPNCQLCGPHPTITQLLDYEISCTLPPPPPSGE, encoded by the coding sequence ATGACATTTACAGAGGATCAGCTTCAACGATATAGCCGCCACATCCTCCTGCCGGAAGTGGGAGGGAAAGGTCAGAAAAAGATTTCCGCCGCAAAGGTCTTTTTAATCGGCGCGGGGGGACTCGGCTCTCCTTCGGCGCTCTATTTGGCGGCGGCAGGGGTCGGAACGCTCGGAATCATCGACAGCGATGTGGTCGATCTCTCCAACCTTCAGCGGCAGGTCCTCCATAACACAACGACGCTCAACCGCCCGAAGGTGGAGTCGGCCCAAGAGACCCTCTCCAAAATGAACCCCGACATCAAAATCGTCCCGCTCCTTGGGAAAATCTCTTCGGAAAACATCCTTGATCTGATCAAAGATTATGACATCGTCCTCGACGGGTCGGACAACTTCGCCACCCGTTTCCTCGTCAATGACGCCTGCTTCTTCTTGAAGAAGACGCTTATTTCCGGGAGCATCTTTCGATTCGAAGGGCAGTTAACGACCCTCAAGCCGCACGACCGTGAGCCGAAACCTTGTTATCGATGTCTCTACCCGGAGCCTCCCCCCGCCGGACTGGTTCCGAGCTGTCAGGAGGCCGGGGTGCTTGGGGTCCTTGCAGGAACCATCGGCGTGCTTCAAGCTGCCGAGGCGCTCAAGGAGATTTTAGGAATCGGGCTCTCCCTCGCCGGAAGACTGCTTGTCTATGATGCACTCGAGATGTCGTTCCGCACCGTTCGGGTTCCGAAAAATCCGAACTGCCAGCTCTGCGGTCCGCATCCGACCATTACACAGCTCCTCGACTACGAGATCTCCTGCACCCTCCCCCCGCCGCCCCCTTCTGGGGAATAG
- a CDS encoding NIL domain-containing protein produces the protein MASLKVHITFPEEKIRDPIIYQIGKDYKLITNIRRADVTDKSGWVDLELTGDPNEIERAIDGLKKKGVKVDPIERNIIE, from the coding sequence TTGGCCAGCCTGAAGGTTCATATTACTTTTCCGGAAGAGAAGATTCGAGATCCGATCATTTATCAGATCGGCAAAGATTATAAATTAATTACCAATATTCGCCGCGCCGATGTGACCGACAAAAGCGGATGGGTCGATTTAGAGCTGACGGGCGATCCGAACGAGATAGAACGCGCCATCGACGGCCTGAAGAAAAAAGGGGTCAAGGTTGACCCGATCGAGCGAAACATCATTGAATAA
- a CDS encoding MoaD/ThiS family protein, whose amino-acid sequence MIKVRIPTPLRKLTGGQGEVTTDGETIAALIDTLDKDYPGLKERLCDEQGELRRFVNIYVNEEDIRFHAGIKTSVKKGDEVSIVPAIAGGSF is encoded by the coding sequence ATGATCAAAGTTCGCATTCCGACCCCGCTCCGTAAACTGACCGGAGGTCAAGGAGAGGTCACCACCGACGGAGAGACCATCGCCGCATTAATCGATACACTGGACAAAGATTATCCCGGCCTCAAGGAACGTCTTTGCGATGAGCAGGGAGAACTCCGCCGATTCGTGAATATCTATGTGAACGAGGAAGATATTCGATTTCACGCAGGAATAAAGACGTCGGTTAAAAAAGGAGACGAGGTCTCAATCGTTCCAGCCATCGCAGGGGGATCGTTTTAG
- a CDS encoding threonine synthase, producing the protein MSKMKGLKCKECGKTYPAVALHVCEFCFGPLEVSYNYDVIKTQISKEKILRGPKSLWRYQDLLPIEGEPTVGLNAGFTPLIHAKNLGAELGLDYLYLKNDTVNCLTLSFKDRVVAVALTRAKELGFDTVACASTGNLANSVSAHAAEARLRCFVFIPSDLEAGKVLGNLIYKPNVVAVDGNYDDVNRLCSEIAGEYPWAFVNINIRPYYSEGSKTLAYETVEQLGWRTPDHVVVPIASGSLLTKISKGFHEFEELGFVSNVKTRIHGAQAEGCSPVAAAFKENRDFIRPVKPKTIAKSLAIGNPADGFYALKVVLGSSGQIEHVTDEEVVEGMTLLARTEGVFAETAGGVTVGVLKKLAQKGLFKKGESVVAYITGNGLKTQEAVAPALGAPWHISPSLSSFQEALKGAPGGEAPQTERGAK; encoded by the coding sequence ATGAGCAAGATGAAGGGGTTGAAGTGCAAAGAGTGCGGCAAGACCTATCCCGCTGTAGCGCTTCACGTTTGTGAATTCTGCTTTGGACCGTTAGAGGTCTCCTACAATTACGATGTCATCAAGACACAAATCTCGAAGGAGAAAATCCTTCGTGGACCAAAGAGCCTCTGGCGATATCAGGACCTGCTTCCGATCGAGGGAGAACCGACCGTCGGCTTAAACGCCGGCTTCACGCCGCTGATTCATGCGAAGAACCTCGGGGCGGAGTTAGGGCTCGATTATCTCTATCTAAAAAACGACACCGTCAACTGCCTGACCCTCTCCTTCAAAGACCGGGTCGTTGCGGTCGCTCTGACCCGCGCGAAAGAGCTCGGCTTCGACACGGTCGCCTGCGCTTCGACCGGCAACCTGGCCAACTCGGTCTCGGCACACGCCGCCGAGGCGCGGCTTCGCTGTTTCGTTTTCATCCCGTCCGATCTGGAAGCCGGAAAGGTATTGGGAAATCTTATTTACAAGCCGAATGTGGTGGCGGTGGATGGAAATTATGATGACGTCAATCGGCTCTGCAGCGAGATCGCCGGAGAATATCCATGGGCCTTCGTCAACATCAACATCCGCCCCTACTACTCCGAGGGATCCAAAACGTTGGCGTATGAAACGGTCGAGCAGCTCGGCTGGCGGACCCCGGACCATGTCGTCGTTCCGATTGCATCGGGATCGCTGCTGACGAAAATCTCAAAGGGGTTTCATGAATTCGAAGAGCTCGGCTTTGTCTCAAACGTGAAGACGCGGATTCACGGCGCCCAAGCGGAAGGATGCTCCCCGGTGGCCGCCGCTTTTAAAGAAAATCGGGATTTTATCCGACCGGTGAAGCCGAAAACAATCGCCAAATCGCTCGCCATCGGTAATCCGGCCGATGGCTTCTATGCACTGAAAGTCGTCCTCGGAAGCAGCGGACAGATCGAGCATGTGACTGATGAAGAAGTCGTCGAAGGGATGACCCTGTTGGCGCGGACGGAAGGGGTCTTTGCCGAGACCGCCGGCGGGGTCACGGTCGGTGTGCTTAAAAAATTGGCCCAGAAGGGGCTCTTTAAAAAAGGGGAATCGGTCGTCGCTTATATTACCGGGAACGGCCTCAAGACACAGGAAGCGGTCGCGCCGGCCCTCGGCGCGCCGTGGCATATCTCGCCGAGTCTCTCCAGCTTTCAAGAAGCGCTGAAAGGGGCTCCGGGAGGCGAGGCCCCACAGACAGAAAGAGGAGCAAAATGA